A genome region from Gadus chalcogrammus isolate NIFS_2021 chromosome 5, NIFS_Gcha_1.0, whole genome shotgun sequence includes the following:
- the zpcx gene encoding zona pellucida protein C, translating to MMLMLGVFLLCFGTGTLLPFHSTLESQIAELSQGIFEDAFLFPADMDFQGPFDTMFSSWQSSRPDFHMLTELPPFMSLPNVQVLCNRSQITLLVDRAYGGVQLNGDEVQLGKGCNVNGVLDNQFVLTHDHTKCGTIRVVQSGLEVFSNYLHVDPKKSVFNWWPTPFTLPISCSPNMRPSSSFPFPLELPNEEWSFVMQPMNSFWTQTAQSNFYERGQNINVQVMAKSGVRQQPFLQACFVSPSPDPHFKPRQAVVINKGCASVSSDSSPALVEYAAPTSEGAINLVLHTSTLHSEVYMHCSVLMSAFGITPGSKSCNYNKMESRWEELSGDLEVCRCCSSRCQAVKHLNIATKAIVTTGPFYFVGEEMAEAPLTSLDHLGDSSLSSGAEAMQSDAAFAVVTEYQAPSAPSLQDSRVQSEVNEIAETPMDPPLGEPRGMVVQSLGPVARLTMWLPRGLRTTQPLPEPERTPSMPNASEAPDSGLNEIQINPRATGEDLLLLPGSDKSDGKDASSDADMGTPAMVDGHPIPEASEKTSLLEESKRKRWGWRPMVTGDFKGLVNVNNLSEEKRPEKRSNRRRDQRDASSSSPVIRSRVQFTKSVDGSQTLSYEEDVIKQKEKPKMRSLGKDDVVKGIQKTGQRALYTFLELLKNIRAE from the exons CAAGGGATTTTTGAAGATGCATTCCTTTTTCCAGCTGACATGGATTTTCAAGGACCATTCGACACAATGTTCAGCTCCTGGCAATCTAGCAGACCAGATTTCCACATGCTTACAGAACTGCCTCCCTTTATGAGTCTTCCGAATGTCCAGGTGTTGTGTAATCGATCACAGATAACCTTGCTGGTCGATAGGGCATACGGTGGTGTCCAACTCAATGGAGATGAGGTGCAACTTGGCAAAGGGTGCAATGTGAATGGAGTTCTGGATAACCAATTTGTCTTGACTCACGACCACACAAAGTGTGGCACTATTCGTGTG GTCCAGAGTGGTTTGGAGGTTTTCTCTAACTATCTCCATGTTGATCCCAAAAAATCTGTCTTCAACTGGTGGCCTACTCCCTTCACCCTGCCTATTTCCTGCAGCCCAAACAT GCGTCCTAGTTCTAGCTTTCCATTCCCACTGGAATTGCCCAACGAAGAGTGGAGCTTTGTTATGCAACCAATGAATT CGTTCTGGACCCAGACTGCCCAGTCCAACTTCTATGAAAGGGGTCAAAATATAAATGTACAGGTGATGGCAAAATCAGGTGTCCGACAGCAGCCCTTCCTTCAGGCCTGCTTTGTGTCTCCATCCCCTGACCCCCACTTCAAACCTCGGCAGGCCGTCGTGATAAATAAAGG GTGTGCTTCAGTTTCATCGGACTCGTCTCCTGCACTGGTGGAATACGCTGCTCCGACAAGCGAGGGTGCCATTAATCTGGTCCtgcacacatctactctgcatTCAGAG GTGTACATGCACTGTAGTGTGCTGATGTCTGCCTTCGGCATCACCCCGGGGTCCAAGTCATGCAACTACAACAAGATGGAGTCCAG ATGGGAGGAGCTGAGTGGAGACCTGGAAGTATGCCGCTGCTGTAGCTCACGGTGTCAAGCAGTTAAACATCTTAACATCG CTACAAAGGCTATAGTCACTACTGGTCCTTTCTACTTCGTGGGGGAGGAAATGGCGGAGGCACCTCTGACATCGCTGGACCATCTTGGTGACTCCTCCCTGAGCTCAGGTGCTGAGGCCATGCAGTCTGACGCTGCTTTCGCTGTGGTGACTGAATACCAGGCCCCCTCAGCCCCCAGTTTGCAGGACAGCAGAGTGCAGTCTGAAGTGAACGAGATTGCAGAAACCCCCATGGATCCTCCCCTAGGTGAGCCTCGGGGTATGGTGGTCCAGAGCCTGGGCCCAGTGGCCAGGCTAACCATGTGGCTACCGAGGGGGTTGAGAACCACCCAGCCATTACCTGAGCCGGAGAGGACCCCTTCCATGCCAAATGCATCAGAGGCCCCAGACTCTGGACTAAATGAGATCCAAATCAACCCTCGTGCGACGGGCGAGGACCTTCTGTTGCTTCCTGGCTCTGACAAGAGCGATGGGAAAGATGCATCAAGTGATGCTGATATGGGAACCCCAGCAATGGTCGACGGCCATCCGATTCCTGAAGCCTCGGAGAAGACCTCTCTCCTGGAGGAATCCAAGAGGAAACGGTGGGGCTGGAGGCCCATGGTGACGGGGGACTTCAAGGGCCTGGTGAATGTGAACAACCTGAGTGAGGAGAAGCGGCCTGAGAAGCGCTCCAACCGACGCAGGGATCAGAGGGACGCGAGCAGCTCTTCTCCTGTAATCCGCTCTCGAGTACAGTTTACAAAAAGCGTGGACGGGTCTCAGACGCTGAGCTACGAGGAGGACGTCATCAAGCAGAAGGAAAAGCCCAAGATGCGAAGCTTGGGGAAGGATGACGTTGTCAAAGGGATTCAAAAGACGGGCCAGAGGGCGCTCTATACCTTCCTCGAATTGTTGAA gAACATCAGAGCGGAGTAA